A genome region from Fodinibius salicampi includes the following:
- a CDS encoding VCBS repeat-containing protein, which translates to MKFLIVPAIACCAIQCTTSEPIDETLFKKLSSSETGIHFENSLSPTEELNMYTFRNFYNGGGVGAGDINGDGLPDLFFAGNMVPNKLYLNKGNLEFKDITKKAGVYSEGVWTTGVSFVDINSDGLLDIYITKSGSPEGENRHNELFINNGNLTFTEKAEEYGLDEVGLSTHAVFFDYDGDGDLDMYLLNNSFDVFGEYESVTGARRQVPDPDGGSKLFQNNDNYFEDVTEKAGIYSSEIGFGLSASVGDLNKDGWPDIYVANDFFERDYLYINNQDGTFREVLPEQMESISFSSMGSDIADLTGDGWPDIYVADMLPFTERRQKSKMTYQTYDEYSEGVEKGFHHQVTRNTLQVNNGDGTFTEASRLAGVEATDWSWATLIGDYDNNGHNDIYVTNGIYKDLLDQDYLEYASNPRRIRDMIQSSPGNAIMKLMSKIPSESVANKAFAGMGGLSFDDLSEQWGLDSPGFSSGAAWADLDGDGTLDLIVNEVNGPARVYRNQAVQHYPNRSFLTVDLNGKAPNTQAVGAQLDVWTDGKHWYREQMLHRGFQSSVDPKLHVGLGTVSKIDSLRLRWPDGSVSYRENIEVPAELKLVQSEANKRGQDTVYKVPAHLPGEPFLEGTPWLDKVTGDRTIDWSHQENSYSDFDREQLLVHMRSTEGPALCSGDVNGDGFEDFYLGGGRSQAGQLFIQQTEQGFVRRSQPAFEQDANSEDTDCVMFDANGNGHLDLYVTSGGNSYSSGSSDLLDRLYWGDGQGGFVLSEQLLPSQKSFVSSSTVSMEDVNEDGYPDLFVGERLNLFAVGRPARGFLLINDGQGGFEDRSEEWIPELGELGMVTDAVWTDWDSDGRNDLVVVGEWMSPRIFRKIESGFEEITEQLGLSELKGWWNTVHAADLNEDGRSELIIGNHGLNSRFRASTEQPVRMWVGDFEGNGMITQLLSRVKDGNDYPVALRDELLKRLPSLEQNYPDYDSYAGETIQDILTSQERSEAYKTEANELVSIVVWNKPEQARIEKLPLRAQLAPMYGIWSGDINGDDTPELLMGGNLEGVKPIAGPYRSSYGAVLTIQENGLVGVPSHKSGLKITGEIRAIMDIKGANGRQYIVIARSNDKPVLLEIQNVE; encoded by the coding sequence GGAGCAGGTGATATCAATGGTGACGGCCTGCCGGATCTGTTCTTTGCCGGGAATATGGTTCCTAATAAACTTTATCTTAATAAAGGTAACTTAGAGTTTAAGGATATAACTAAAAAGGCAGGTGTTTATTCAGAAGGAGTATGGACAACCGGAGTCAGCTTTGTAGACATAAATAGCGATGGATTATTAGATATTTATATAACAAAATCAGGTTCCCCTGAAGGCGAGAACCGCCACAATGAGCTTTTTATTAATAACGGGAATCTTACCTTTACAGAAAAGGCTGAAGAATATGGGTTGGATGAAGTAGGACTATCTACACACGCCGTTTTTTTTGATTATGATGGGGACGGCGATCTGGATATGTATTTGCTAAATAATTCATTCGATGTTTTTGGGGAATATGAAAGTGTAACGGGAGCAAGACGCCAAGTTCCAGATCCTGATGGAGGAAGTAAATTATTCCAAAATAACGATAATTATTTTGAGGATGTCACCGAAAAAGCCGGCATATACAGCAGTGAAATAGGTTTTGGACTGAGCGCTTCTGTTGGCGATTTAAATAAAGATGGCTGGCCGGATATATACGTGGCCAATGACTTTTTTGAGCGAGATTATCTTTACATCAATAATCAGGATGGGACTTTTCGGGAGGTACTTCCCGAGCAGATGGAGAGTATCAGTTTCAGTTCTATGGGATCAGATATAGCAGACCTGACTGGTGATGGCTGGCCGGATATCTATGTGGCTGATATGCTTCCCTTTACAGAACGCCGCCAAAAGTCAAAAATGACGTATCAGACATATGACGAGTATAGTGAAGGAGTAGAAAAGGGATTTCATCATCAAGTTACCCGTAATACGCTGCAGGTCAATAATGGAGACGGCACTTTTACAGAAGCCAGCCGGCTTGCGGGGGTAGAAGCAACAGATTGGAGCTGGGCGACTTTGATAGGGGATTATGATAATAATGGGCACAATGATATTTATGTTACAAATGGAATTTATAAAGATCTTCTGGATCAGGATTATCTGGAATATGCGTCAAATCCAAGAAGGATACGGGATATGATACAGTCATCTCCCGGAAACGCCATTATGAAACTCATGTCAAAAATTCCTTCTGAATCGGTTGCGAATAAGGCTTTTGCAGGAATGGGAGGGCTATCCTTTGATGATCTAAGCGAACAATGGGGTTTGGATTCTCCTGGCTTTTCAAGTGGGGCTGCATGGGCAGATTTAGACGGAGATGGAACTCTGGATTTGATCGTTAATGAGGTCAATGGTCCGGCCCGGGTATATCGAAATCAGGCAGTACAGCACTATCCCAATCGAAGTTTTTTAACAGTTGATTTGAATGGTAAGGCTCCTAATACTCAGGCTGTTGGGGCTCAACTGGATGTATGGACTGACGGTAAGCATTGGTATCGGGAGCAGATGCTACATCGAGGTTTTCAGTCGAGTGTTGATCCGAAACTGCATGTTGGATTAGGTACAGTTTCGAAAATCGATTCACTGCGCTTGCGCTGGCCGGACGGCAGTGTCAGCTATAGGGAGAATATAGAGGTACCGGCAGAATTGAAGCTGGTCCAATCTGAAGCCAATAAACGGGGGCAAGACACAGTATATAAGGTTCCGGCTCATTTACCCGGAGAACCTTTCCTGGAAGGAACACCTTGGCTTGATAAAGTAACGGGTGATCGGACTATTGACTGGAGCCACCAGGAAAATAGCTATTCAGACTTTGATCGCGAGCAATTATTGGTACACATGCGTTCCACAGAAGGTCCGGCTCTATGTAGCGGGGATGTTAATGGAGATGGTTTCGAAGATTTCTATCTGGGAGGCGGACGCAGTCAGGCCGGGCAGTTATTTATCCAGCAGACAGAGCAAGGCTTTGTTAGACGCTCCCAACCCGCTTTTGAACAGGACGCAAATTCAGAAGATACGGACTGTGTAATGTTTGATGCCAATGGTAACGGGCATCTCGATTTATATGTGACCAGTGGTGGGAATTCCTATTCATCTGGTTCTTCGGACTTATTAGATCGGCTTTATTGGGGAGATGGTCAGGGAGGATTTGTACTATCAGAGCAGCTGTTGCCCAGCCAAAAAAGTTTTGTGAGCAGTTCAACAGTATCCATGGAAGATGTTAATGAGGATGGATATCCTGACCTGTTTGTTGGGGAACGTTTGAATTTATTTGCTGTTGGTCGGCCGGCCCGGGGTTTCCTATTAATTAATGACGGCCAGGGGGGCTTTGAGGACAGAAGTGAAGAGTGGATTCCCGAACTTGGAGAGTTGGGGATGGTTACTGATGCAGTTTGGACCGACTGGGATAGTGATGGCCGAAACGATTTGGTGGTAGTGGGAGAATGGATGTCTCCACGAATATTTAGAAAAATAGAATCCGGATTTGAGGAAATAACTGAGCAGTTGGGATTATCAGAACTTAAGGGTTGGTGGAATACCGTACATGCAGCAGATTTAAATGAAGATGGCCGGTCGGAACTTATTATAGGAAATCATGGTCTTAATTCCCGTTTCCGGGCTAGTACCGAACAACCGGTGCGTATGTGGGTAGGAGACTTTGAAGGGAATGGTATGATCACACAGTTATTGAGCCGTGTTAAGGACGGAAATGATTATCCAGTTGCACTGCGAGATGAACTTCTTAAAAGGCTGCCCTCCTTGGAGCAAAATTATCCGGACTATGACAGCTATGCCGGAGAAACAATTCAGGATATATTAACCAGCCAAGAGCGATCCGAGGCTTATAAAACCGAAGCTAACGAGCTGGTCAGTATAGTGGTATGGAATAAACCTGAACAAGCACGGATTGAAAAACTGCCACTCCGGGCACAGTTAGCACCGATGTATGGGATCTGGAGTGGGGATATAAACGGTGATGATACGCCAGAACTTCTAATGGGAGGAAACTTGGAAGGGGTTAAACCTATTGCCGGTCCATACCGGAGTAGTTATGGGGCAGTGTTGACTATACAAGAGAACGGACTCGTTGGAGTTCCCTCTCATAAAAGCGGACTGAAAATAACCGGAGAAATTCGCGCAATCATGGATATAAAAGGAGCCAATGGGCGTCAATATATCGTTATTGCTCGCAGTAATGATAAGCCTGTACTTTTGGAGATACAGAATGTAGAATAG
- a CDS encoding VCBS repeat-containing protein, with protein MSSCSGEKEHHSLFKALSPDKTNVDFENNLSFNPDFNIYRYRNFYNGGGVALGDINKDGLIDIFFTANMDDNSLYLNKGDMQFEDVSNKAGITGSREWSTGVSMADVNGDGLIDIYVTNSGIVEGDDRKNELYINNGDTTFTEKAEQYGIADSGLSIHGTFFDYDQDGDLDLFVINNSYRAIGSFDLEQTDRTIYNEEGGDKLFRNDGGKFTEVSEQSGIYSSEIGFSLGVSVGDVNRDGWPDIYISNDFFERDYLYINNQDGTFEESLEDQIKSISAASMGADIADLNGDGYPEIFVTDMLPEPESRLKLNTTFDDWKGYRKHVDNDFYHQFTRNTLQLNNGDSTFSEVGRWAGVEATDWSWGANIADFDLDGRKDIFVANGIYQDLTNLDYISGISRGDMVKKIVTGNEVDFKKLIDMIPSNPVSNYIFHNKGNMQFADSSASWGIETPGFSSGSAYGDLDNDGDLDLVINNVESKAFVYENRAKRLRPDHNWLQVSLTGKSPNTFAFGTQVTAWDSGKRWFVEQMPIRGFQSTVDHRLHLGLGETDKLDSLIIRWPAGRRTKLKDVETNQLLELREEDANETDNKFEITGKEESAEKLLKDITDQFDLEWKHNENAYSDFERDRLLFHMRSTEGPALCVEDINGDGLDDFYVGGARGQTGSLFIQNNKSQFKQITLDLFEQDSSSEDTDCAFFDATGNGNMDLYVTSGSNEYSSSSSSLRDRLYFNQGELQFERSDQSLAGWSYETTSTVEPADFDNDGDVDLFVGVRLKPFAIGYPVRGYLLENDGNGEFKDVTEELGPELMETGMITDAGWGDLSGNGYPDLMIVGEWMPLTYFQNENGKLLKNNTETGLDSTNGWWRSIHMDDLDGDGNLDILAGNYGLNSRFEASKEEPIEMWTGDFNQNGSIEQIISTYKNSQRYPMALRHDLIEEIPSLENKFPTYKSFAGKTLGEVFTDEQLNEAHYSKAYRMDSIIGWNSGDKGAFTIDSLPLRAQLSVLYDISTIDLNKNGSPEVITGGNLREVKPEIGNYAASYGSVFRMKKERSYKYLSSSESGFKIEGQTRAIKRLELNSGREVLIVARNNKSLKMFEIVAPAE; from the coding sequence ATGAGCAGCTGTTCTGGTGAGAAAGAACACCACTCTCTATTTAAAGCCCTATCACCCGATAAAACGAATGTCGATTTTGAGAATAACCTTTCGTTTAACCCCGATTTCAATATTTATCGCTATCGCAATTTTTATAACGGGGGTGGAGTCGCCCTTGGAGATATAAATAAAGACGGACTCATAGATATCTTTTTCACAGCAAACATGGATGACAATTCACTCTATCTCAACAAAGGGGATATGCAGTTTGAAGACGTTTCCAACAAGGCTGGCATAACGGGAAGTCGGGAATGGTCAACCGGGGTGAGTATGGCAGATGTTAATGGAGATGGGTTAATTGATATTTATGTAACGAACTCTGGCATTGTAGAAGGAGATGACAGAAAAAATGAACTTTATATTAATAACGGAGATACAACTTTTACAGAAAAAGCAGAACAATATGGCATTGCCGATAGCGGCCTGTCTATTCACGGCACTTTCTTTGATTATGATCAAGATGGTGATCTGGATCTTTTTGTTATTAATAATTCCTACCGGGCTATCGGTAGCTTTGATTTGGAGCAAACAGACAGAACCATATACAATGAGGAGGGAGGGGATAAACTGTTTCGCAATGATGGGGGAAAATTTACCGAAGTGAGCGAACAATCGGGTATTTACAGCAGTGAAATCGGTTTTTCATTGGGGGTATCCGTCGGAGATGTAAACCGTGATGGCTGGCCTGATATCTATATATCAAATGATTTCTTTGAACGGGATTATCTCTATATAAATAACCAGGATGGTACATTTGAAGAATCTCTTGAGGATCAGATAAAGAGCATTAGTGCTGCGTCGATGGGAGCAGATATTGCAGATTTAAATGGGGATGGTTATCCGGAAATATTTGTAACGGATATGCTGCCGGAACCGGAGTCCCGTTTGAAGCTGAACACCACTTTTGATGACTGGAAAGGCTATCGCAAACATGTGGATAATGATTTTTATCATCAGTTTACGCGTAATACATTACAACTCAATAATGGGGATAGCACATTTAGTGAAGTTGGGCGATGGGCCGGAGTGGAAGCTACCGACTGGAGCTGGGGAGCAAATATTGCCGATTTCGATCTCGATGGACGTAAAGATATCTTTGTGGCGAACGGAATCTACCAGGACTTGACAAATCTCGACTATATTTCCGGTATTTCAAGGGGAGATATGGTAAAAAAGATAGTTACAGGCAACGAGGTGGATTTTAAAAAGCTTATCGATATGATTCCATCAAATCCGGTTTCGAATTATATATTCCATAATAAAGGGAATATGCAGTTTGCAGATTCATCAGCCAGCTGGGGAATTGAAACACCCGGTTTTTCCAGCGGATCTGCGTATGGTGATTTGGATAATGATGGCGACCTCGATCTGGTTATAAATAATGTAGAGAGCAAAGCATTCGTTTATGAAAACAGAGCTAAAAGGTTGCGGCCGGATCATAACTGGCTACAGGTTTCTCTGACTGGAAAATCTCCTAATACCTTTGCTTTTGGAACCCAGGTAACAGCCTGGGATAGCGGTAAACGTTGGTTCGTGGAGCAGATGCCTATCAGGGGGTTTCAATCTACGGTGGATCATCGACTGCATTTGGGATTGGGAGAGACCGATAAACTTGATTCACTAATCATACGCTGGCCTGCAGGTAGGCGCACCAAACTCAAAGATGTTGAAACGAACCAGTTATTAGAATTAAGAGAAGAGGATGCAAACGAGACCGATAACAAATTTGAGATTACTGGCAAAGAAGAATCAGCAGAAAAATTATTAAAGGATATAACCGATCAGTTTGACCTGGAATGGAAACACAATGAAAATGCATATTCAGACTTTGAACGAGATCGATTACTCTTCCACATGCGGTCGACTGAGGGACCTGCTCTCTGTGTTGAAGACATTAATGGAGACGGACTTGATGATTTCTATGTAGGTGGAGCCCGTGGCCAAACTGGGAGCTTATTTATCCAGAATAATAAAAGCCAATTTAAACAAATTACATTGGATTTATTTGAACAGGATTCATCCAGTGAAGATACCGATTGTGCTTTCTTCGATGCGACTGGTAACGGAAATATGGATCTTTATGTCACTAGTGGAAGTAATGAATATTCTTCCAGTAGTTCTTCCCTTCGAGATCGTCTCTATTTTAATCAGGGAGAGCTTCAATTTGAACGCTCGGATCAATCCTTGGCAGGTTGGAGTTATGAAACGACAAGTACGGTAGAGCCTGCTGATTTTGACAATGATGGAGATGTGGACCTTTTTGTGGGGGTCCGGCTCAAACCGTTTGCAATCGGATATCCGGTTCGCGGGTACTTGCTTGAAAATGATGGAAATGGTGAATTTAAAGATGTTACTGAAGAACTTGGTCCCGAACTGATGGAGACAGGAATGATAACCGATGCTGGATGGGGGGATTTAAGTGGAAACGGCTATCCTGACTTGATGATCGTTGGAGAGTGGATGCCCCTTACATACTTTCAAAATGAGAATGGAAAACTCCTCAAAAATAACACAGAAACAGGATTGGATTCCACCAATGGCTGGTGGAGATCTATTCATATGGATGATCTGGATGGAGACGGCAACCTGGATATACTGGCTGGCAATTATGGATTGAATTCTCGCTTTGAGGCGTCAAAAGAAGAACCAATTGAAATGTGGACGGGAGATTTTAATCAGAATGGATCTATTGAACAGATTATCTCAACATACAAGAACTCCCAGCGATACCCGATGGCTTTACGCCATGACTTAATTGAAGAAATCCCTTCCCTTGAGAATAAATTTCCCACCTACAAGTCCTTTGCAGGGAAGACATTAGGTGAAGTTTTTACAGATGAACAACTGAACGAGGCCCATTATAGCAAGGCCTATCGGATGGATAGTATAATCGGTTGGAATTCGGGGGACAAAGGAGCATTCACAATCGACTCACTTCCTTTAAGGGCACAGCTGTCTGTTTTATATGATATTTCTACGATCGATTTGAATAAAAATGGTTCACCTGAAGTGATCACGGGCGGTAATCTACGTGAGGTTAAGCCCGAAATTGGAAATTATGCCGCTAGTTATGGGTCAGTGTTTAGGATGAAGAAGGAACGTTCGTATAAATATCTGAGCAGTTCGGAGAGTGGGTTTAAAATAGAAGGACAGACCAGGGCCATCAAACGCCTGGAACTAAATAGTGGGAGGGAAGTACTAATTGTGGCTCGTAATAATAAATCCCTTAAAATGTTTGAGATAGTAGCTCCCGCTGAATAG